AGTCACTTGTAATACGCATTAATTCTAAATCATAAAAATAATGCAGTTTAATAATTTTTTTTAATTTTAATGTCATGATTACTTGTTCGGCAACTGAAAGTAGTTGATAATATTGTAAAAAAGTTTGATATGCAACATGATGATCAATCAAATTATCATAGTAATTTATTAATAATGCTTTGATTTGATCAGCTAATTTATTATTAATCAATAATTTATCATGATGTTCATGACAAATAACGTTAAAAGTATAGGGAGTTTCATCTGGGTTAACAAGATCTAAAAAATTAGTATTAATATTTTTAAAATAGTGTTTTTCATTATAATGATCTAAAAATAACTGCGGTTTTGTTGGTAATTGATGATATAAAGCAATTTTAATCGCGGGATTTTGACAATCTTTAATAATACAAGTTGCCTGGTTTTGTTGTAAGACTGCTGCTTTAAAATAGCCTTTTTCTTGGTTAAGATATTTTTCCTTTAATTCTGGTTTACTAATTACTTCTAAAATCGAAACATAATTATCACGTTGAGCATTTGTTGCTAAAACTTTTGATTTACAACATTCAAAGTATTTTTTATTACTTAAACAAATACAGTTTTCTTCATCACCAATAGTAAAAATTGGTTTATAGTAGCGGTGCAAGTAGTCTAACTGATCATCATCTAAATAGTAACTTTTTAGTAAGGCATCAAACATTGCTCGTTCTGACCCTTTTAACTCGCCAAATAATTTTTTTTCAATTTGATCACTCATAAAAATTTTACCTCTTCTATTCTCTATTAATTATAAACCAAGTTAGGTAAATAATTCCTTATTTTTTGTCAAAATTTAAAAAGCACTTTACACACAAAGTGTAAAGTGCACAAAGGCAACATATTATATAACATATTTTATTTAAAAGTTAAGTTCTAATAATAAAATGTTTGTATCGTTTTGGACCGTTAGAATTTTTTATTATTTGGAAATAAATAAAATAAGTCATTTTTCGTTTGTAGTTTACTAGCAAAAAAATGTTATATAAATAGTTATTTATATAAATAAACAAATAATTTTTTTCCATTCATTTTAGCTTTTCAACTACAAAAACATTATATCTTATTTTTAAAAATATTGTAAAAATTTTTTTTAAAAATGCAAAGTATTTTACCGTGAAAAGAAAAAAATAAAATAACAATAGTTTTTAACTTTTCTCTTGATAGAAAATGATATTATATGATTAAAGGAGTTATTATATGGAAAAAATAACCTTATCACAGGAAGTTAAAGATAGAATTAAAGCTTTACATTATGAGGATATAAATAAAAGTTATCGTAAGAAAAAGTCATTTGCTGCTAGTTCTAGAAAACTAAAACTTGCCCTGACAATAATGATAATATTATCCGTTGTATTTATGATAGTTGGGGGTATTTTATTGCCTTTTAATATTGCTTTTCTATTAGCAGTTATTTTATTAGCAGTTGGAGGGACTACTTTTACTGTTTTAATTGTTACTATTGCAATTATTAGTGCGCGTGCCATTAATATTGCTTTATTTTTAAATCGATTAAACTATAATGAATATTACCAAATTGCAATTGCAAGTTATTTTAAGGGCCAAGTTGAATTAGAAATTGTTAATAATGAATTTAAAGTTTTACCGCTTCCTAATTTTACTAGTTTTAGTAAAAATCCGCGGAAAAATAATCTTTTACAAGAAAGTTTAATTCGGGTAAGCAGTTTAAAAGAAAAAATGGATAATAAAGTAATTAATGGTTCTATTAATAAAATAAAATTTTCATTAGGAATTATTACTGTTCGTAAGACAATGATCTTTTTAAAAACGTTAATTATTTTAGCCTATATTATAATTATTATTTTAGCTAGTTATGGTAAAAATAATAATCAAAAAGGTAAAAGTAATACAATTAGTAATTCTTTTAATTTTGTCACATTAATGTTATTAGTTGAAATGAAGCGATCAGAAAATTACTTCTTTTTTAGTGCTAAATTACCAGTTAGTTTTGATATCGAGGCGAACATTGTCCCCTACCAAAATAAATTTAAAAAATTTGTTTTACGAAATAAGGAAATTAATTTTGAAGGGAATGAATTTAATAACATTTTTGATACTAATACGACAAATCCCCTTGAACTTCGTAAAATATTAAGTCCAAAAGCAATGGCTAATTTAATTGATTATTCTCGTCAATATCAAGAGGCTTTATCAATGTCTTTTGTAAATGATTCTTATACATTGTTGTTGGATAAATATTCATATAGTAAAAAAAATCACCATTTAAATCAAATTTGAAAACCATTAATTAATAGTAAAACAAACATTGAAACATGTATTGATGATTTAATTACAAAAATTGAAATAGATTTATTTCATTTAGAAAAAAGTTTAAATTATTTAAAAAGCTTTGATATTGTTTAAAAACAATATCTATAATTAAGCCTAAACTCCCCTACTGATAACTATTGACTCCCCTATCGTGAGAAGAACAATAGTTATTTTTCATTTTTTTTAATTATTGTTAAAATTTTATCTTTAATTGTGATTCTAACATCAGGGTTTAAAGATAAAAATTCTTTAACTTTTTCTTTCCCTTGTCCTAAGCGATTATTATTGTATGAATATCAAACTCCTGATTTATCAAGAACATCATATGTTACTCCTAAATCAATTAATTCTGCTAATGAATCAATTCCTTCATTATAATTAATTTCAATTAAGGCAACTTTAAATGGTGGGGCAACTTTGTTTTTAACGACTTTAATTTTAACCTTATTAGCAATTGCTGTTCCTGAATTTGTTAAAGTTTCTACGCGACGAACATCTAACCGTACAGAAGCATAGAATCGTAATGCGCGACCTCCAGATGTTGTTTCGGGATTGCCAAATAAAATCCCAACTTTTTCACGAATTTGATTAATAAAAATGACAATACAATTAGTTTTGGAGATAATTCCATTTAGTTTTCGCAGCCCTTTACTCATTAATCGGGCTTGGGCTCCAATTGTAATATCATTCATTTCTCCTTCTAATTCCACTTTGGGAACTAAAGCTGCCACTGAGTCAATTACAACAATATCAATAACATTAGATTTAACTAGGGTTTCTAAAATATCAAGTGCTTGTTCGCCACTATCGGGTTGGGCAATAATTAAATTATTAATATCAACCCCTAATTTTTTAGCATAATTCGGATCTAAAGCATGTTCAGCATCAATAAAAGCGGCGCGACCTTGATTTTTTTGTACTTCCGCAATGGCATGTAAGGAAAGTGTTGTTTTTCCGGAAGATTCAGGACCAAAAATTTCAATAATTCGTCCTTTTGGATAACCTCCAATTCCAATCGCATTATCCAACAGTAAACTACCCGTTGAAACGGCTTCAATTGCTAAATTAGTTTTATCACCTAAACGCATTACAGCACCTTTACCATATATTTTTTCAATTTCTTTTAAAGCATTCACTAATATTTGATCTTTTTCCGCTTCTGAATTTTTTTCAATATTAGTGGTTGGTTCTTTTATTGTTCCCATTAT
The Spiroplasma chrysopicola DF-1 genome window above contains:
- a CDS encoding DUF3137 domain-containing protein, which translates into the protein MEKITLSQEVKDRIKALHYEDINKSYRKKKSFAASSRKLKLALTIMIILSVVFMIVGGILLPFNIAFLLAVILLAVGGTTFTVLIVTIAIISARAINIALFLNRLNYNEYYQIAIASYFKGQVELEIVNNEFKVLPLPNFTSFSKNPRKNNLLQESLIRVSSLKEKMDNKVINGSINKIKFSLGIITVRKTMIFLKTLIILAYIIIIILASYGKNNNQKGKSNTISNSFNFVTLMLLVEMKRSENYFFFSAKLPVSFDIEANIVPYQNKFKKFVLRNKEINFEGNEFNNIFDTNTTNPLELRKILSPKAMANLIDYSRQYQEALSMSFVNDSYTLLLDKYSYSKKNHHLNQIWKPLINSKTNIETCIDDLITKIEIDLFHLEKSLNYLKSFDIV
- the recA gene encoding recombinase RecA; its protein translation is MGTIKEPTTNIEKNSEAEKDQILVNALKEIEKIYGKGAVMRLGDKTNLAIEAVSTGSLLLDNAIGIGGYPKGRIIEIFGPESSGKTTLSLHAIAEVQKNQGRAAFIDAEHALDPNYAKKLGVDINNLIIAQPDSGEQALDILETLVKSNVIDIVVIDSVAALVPKVELEGEMNDITIGAQARLMSKGLRKLNGIISKTNCIVIFINQIREKVGILFGNPETTSGGRALRFYASVRLDVRRVETLTNSGTAIANKVKIKVVKNKVAPPFKVALIEINYNEGIDSLAELIDLGVTYDVLDKSGVWYSYNNNRLGQGKEKVKEFLSLNPDVRITIKDKILTIIKKNEK